The window GTCCACGGGTGCAGCAGCAGGGTGCCGGTGACCGCCAGGGCCGCCAGGGCGCCGCCGGCCGCGCCGCGCCCACGCCGCCGGCGTCGGGCCGCCCGGTGCCGGATCCGGGCCAGCGGCGGCTGTTCGATCCGGTCCAGCAGGTCGGTCCGCCCGCGCGCCAGGTGGGCGTCGAGGGGGGTACGGGCTTCGGGCTCAGGCATGGGTCACCTCGGTCGTGCCGGCACGGGGCGGCTGGGCGGGGGTCGCGTCGGTGGTGCCGGCGGGGGTCGGCTGGGCCGGGGTTGTTCCGGGAGGCCCGCCGAGGGATTCGCCGTAGTCGCCGAGCCGGGCGGCGAGCGCGGCCCGACCCCGGTGCAGCCGCGACTTGACCGTGCCCACCGCCACCCCGAGCAGTCCGGCGATCTCGTCGACCGGCAGGTCGGCGAAGTAGTGCAGGACCAGGACCTCCCGGTAGCCGACCGGGAGCCCGGCCAGCGCCTCGCGCAGGTCGGCCCGCTCCGGTCCGGGCGCCGCCTCGACCAGCCGGAGGATCGGGCGGTCCCGGCGCAGGATGGTGTCGAGCAGTTGCCGGCGGCGCCAGCGGCGGCGGACGACGTTGATCGCGACGGTACGCAGCCACGCCTCCGGGTTGTCGACGTCGGTCAGCCCGCGCGGCCGGGACAGGGCCCGGGCGAACGCCTCCTGGACCACGTCCTGTGCCTCGGCGAGGTCGGCGGTGAACGCGTAGACCTGCGCGACGAGCCGCCGGTAGCAGGCGTGGTACAGCTCGCCGATCGCCTCGTCCGCCGTGGTGGACCCACGGCCGTCCTGGTCGCGCACCCGATCGCCACCCTTCAGATCCTCAGCGTACGAGTCCCCGCGAGCGGTCCGGGTTCCCGAGCCGGTGGAGGTCGGGCCGGGTTGGCATAGGCCCGTCATGACGCGGGTCCGGGCTTGCTGTCAGAATTGCCGGCATGCCCGACGTTCCTGCCCGCCCCAGAGTGCTTTCCGGCATCCAGCCGACCGCCGACTCGTTCCACCTGGGCAACTACCTCGGTGCGGTCCGCAACTGGGTGGCGATGCAGGAGACGCACGACACCTTCTACTGCGTGGTCGACCTGCACGCGATCACCGCCGGGCACGACCCGGTGGTGCTGCGCCAGCGCACCCGGGTCGCGGCGGCACAGTTGCTGGCGGTGGGGTTGGACCCGGAGCGGTGCACCCTGTTCGTCCAGTCCCAGGTGCCGGAGCACGCCCAGCTTGCCTGGGTGCTGAGCTGCATCACCGGGTTCGGTGAGGCCAGCCGGATGACCCAGTTCAAGGACAAGTCCGCCAAGCAGGGCGCGGACCGCTCCAGCGTGGGGCTGTTCACGTACCCGATCCTGCAGGCGGCGGACATCCTGCTCTACCAGGCGGACGCGGTTCCGGTGGGCGAGGACCAGCGCCAGCACCTGGAGCTGACCCGGGACCTGGCGCAGCGGTTCAACACCCTGTTCGGGCCGACCTTCACGGTGCCGGCGGCGTACATCGTGCGGGACACCGCGAAGATCGTCGACCTCCAGGACCCGACCGCGAAGATGTCCAAGTCGGCGTCGTCGCCGGCCGGTCTGATCGAGCTGCTGGACGACCCGGCCAAGTCGGCCAAGAAGATCAGGTCGGCGGTCACCGACACCGGCCGCGAGGTCCTCTTCGACCAGGAACAGAAGCCGGGCGTCTCGAACCTGCTCACCATCTACGCGGCCCTCACCGGCCGCGGCATCGAGGACCTGGTCTCGGCGTACGACGGCAAGGGGTACGGGGACCTGAAGAAGGACCTGGCCGCGGTGGTGACCGAGTTCGTCACCCCGATCCAGGAACGTACCCGGGCCTACCTGGACGACCCGGCCCAGTTGGACAAGCTGCTGGCGATCGGTGCGGAGAAGGCCCGTGCTGTCGCCTCGACCACCCTGGCCGCCGCGTACGACCGGGTGGGGTTCCTGCCGGCGGCGCGCAATGACTGACCGGCGGGGCGGCACCGGCCAGATCCGGACCGGGACGACCCGGCGACGTTGAGGGTCGGCCGGCGTGTCTCGCCGGCCGGTGGGCAGAGCGGAGCGTGGTTCGGACGGACGGGTCGCAGCAGACCGAGGGCACCTCGACCCGGATCGGGGTCGCGGTGGACATCCCGCAACCGTGGGGTGACGTGCTCACCCGACGCCGGGCCGAGGCGGGTGACCCGCAGGCGGCGTACGTGCCGGCGCACCTGACCCTGCTCGGGCCGACCGAGATCCCGTTGGACTACCTGCCGGCGGTGGAGGCACACCTGGACAAGGTGGCCGCCGACCACCAGCCGTACACCCTGCATCTGCGGGGGACCGGGACGTTCCGGCCGATCACCGAGGTGGTCTTCGTCGCGGTGGCGGCCGGGATCAGCGAGTGCGAGCTGCTGGCCGAGGCGATCAACGGGGCGCCGGGGCTGGTCCGGGACACCCGTTTTCCGTACCACCCGCACGTGACGGTGGCGCACGACGTCGCCGCCGAGGCGTTGGACCGGGTGTACGAGGACCTGGCCGGCTTCTCCGCCCGGTTCGAGGTACGGAAGTTCACCCTCTTCTCGCACAGTGGTGCGGCGCGCTGGCAGCCGCGTCGGGACTACCTGCTGGGCGGCTGAGACCCCGTGCGGACCCGCGTGGGGCGTACGGTCCGATCTCGTTGCGCGCCCGACGCGCCGAAAGCCGCCGGATCGGCGAGGATGACGGCGTGAACGTCCTGGATCGGGTGGTGTCGCGCGCCGAGCGGCGGGTGCAGGCGTGGCGTGACCGCTCGCCGGTGTTCGACCACTTCTGCCGTGCGGTCGGGCGTTACGTCGAGGTGCTCGGTGGACGGCTCGCCGCCGGGATCGCGTACTACGGCTTCTTCGCGGTGTTCGCCCTCGGCCTGGTCGCGTACTGGATCTTCGGCACGATTCTGGGTGAGAGCGCCCAGGTCAGTTCCGGAGCGGAGCACTTCTTCCGGCAGAACCTGCCGTTCCTCGACCCGGAGCAGATCCAGCAGGGTGCCCGTCGGGTCGGCATCATCGGCCTGGTCCTGCTGGTGATCACCGGCGTGGGTTGGGTGGAGGCGATCCGTTCGTCCCAGCGCCTGATCTACCGGCTCAACCAGCAGCCCGGGTACGTGGTGATCCGGCAACTGATCGACCTGGTGGTGGTCCTCGGGGTGTTCCTGCTGCTGGGCATCTCGGTCGGCGCGGTGGACACCCTGCAGTCGCTGTTCCGGATGGTGTTCGGTTCGCACTCGATCCTGGTCTCGATCACCAGTTGGCTGCTGGCCGTGGTGATCAACATGGTGCTGGCCACGGCGCTGATGTTGGCGGTGCCCCGGCTGCGGATAACCCCGCGCCGGCTGTTCTCCCCGGTGCTGCTGGTGGCGCTGGGGGTGACCCTGCTGAACTCGGTGGGTCGCTACTACGTGATCCGGTTCGAGCGGAACCTGGCGTACACCGCCGTCGCCGGTACGGTCGGCCTGCTGGTCTACCTGTACCTGTTGAACCAGTTGCTGCTGTTCGGTGCGGCGTTGGCGGCGACCAGTCGACGGGGTCGGGTGATCGACCTGGCGGCGGACGACCCGCTGCCGCCCGGTCCGCCCCGCTGAGCCTCGGCGGTTCTCCTCGGCCTGCCGCCCATCGCCACCCACCTATACGGTGAGTGAGATTGTCGCAGCCTCTTGTAACGAAGATCCACTTGATGGCATGCTGTCCCGGTGTTCGCGATCATCGCGTGAGCTGGGCCGACGCCTGTCGTCGACCGGTTCTCGGTACGCGTCACCGATGGGCCCCCGGCGGTTGTCGCTGCCTGAGCTGAGGCGACCGCCGGGCCAGTATCCCGTCCCGACTCG of the Micromonospora sp. NBC_01796 genome contains:
- a CDS encoding 2'-5' RNA ligase family protein — translated: MVRTDGSQQTEGTSTRIGVAVDIPQPWGDVLTRRRAEAGDPQAAYVPAHLTLLGPTEIPLDYLPAVEAHLDKVAADHQPYTLHLRGTGTFRPITEVVFVAVAAGISECELLAEAINGAPGLVRDTRFPYHPHVTVAHDVAAEALDRVYEDLAGFSARFEVRKFTLFSHSGAARWQPRRDYLLGG
- a CDS encoding YihY/virulence factor BrkB family protein, with product MNVLDRVVSRAERRVQAWRDRSPVFDHFCRAVGRYVEVLGGRLAAGIAYYGFFAVFALGLVAYWIFGTILGESAQVSSGAEHFFRQNLPFLDPEQIQQGARRVGIIGLVLLVITGVGWVEAIRSSQRLIYRLNQQPGYVVIRQLIDLVVVLGVFLLLGISVGAVDTLQSLFRMVFGSHSILVSITSWLLAVVINMVLATALMLAVPRLRITPRRLFSPVLLVALGVTLLNSVGRYYVIRFERNLAYTAVAGTVGLLVYLYLLNQLLLFGAALAATSRRGRVIDLAADDPLPPGPPR
- the trpS gene encoding tryptophan--tRNA ligase is translated as MPDVPARPRVLSGIQPTADSFHLGNYLGAVRNWVAMQETHDTFYCVVDLHAITAGHDPVVLRQRTRVAAAQLLAVGLDPERCTLFVQSQVPEHAQLAWVLSCITGFGEASRMTQFKDKSAKQGADRSSVGLFTYPILQAADILLYQADAVPVGEDQRQHLELTRDLAQRFNTLFGPTFTVPAAYIVRDTAKIVDLQDPTAKMSKSASSPAGLIELLDDPAKSAKKIRSAVTDTGREVLFDQEQKPGVSNLLTIYAALTGRGIEDLVSAYDGKGYGDLKKDLAAVVTEFVTPIQERTRAYLDDPAQLDKLLAIGAEKARAVASTTLAAAYDRVGFLPAARND